One Qipengyuania gaetbuli genomic region harbors:
- a CDS encoding TIGR04063 family PEP-CTERM/XrtA system glycosyltransferase, with amino-acid sequence MTRVLHILDHSLPLHSGYTFRTRAILKSLEASGIEVAGVTGQRHTAGGTDSEGVAEEVEGLTFYRTQGTPSGPPVAREMREVAALRRRIEEVALDWRPDVIHAHSPVLCGMAGLKAARALGLPFVYEIRAFWEDAAVGNGTGTQGSAKYRLTRALENRVVKRADAVFTICEGLRGDLVARGHDAGKIAISPNGVDLSMFGDPPPRDEALARELGMGEGPVIGFIGSFYDYEGLDDLIAAMPALREKHPAASLLLVGGGPMEEALRAQAQASPAENAIRFTGRVPHSEVERYYSLIDVLAYPRKKSRLTDLVTPLKPLEAMAQRRIAAASDVGGHRELIENGVTGLLFPPDDPAAMAASLARFIDARAGWEAMRDAGRAHVADKHDWARNVSRYRDVYAKLLQAQGQGH; translated from the coding sequence ATGACACGGGTCCTTCACATCCTCGACCACTCGCTGCCCCTGCATTCGGGCTATACCTTCCGCACGCGCGCCATCCTGAAGAGCCTCGAGGCGAGCGGGATCGAGGTCGCCGGCGTGACCGGGCAGCGGCACACGGCAGGCGGTACGGACAGCGAAGGGGTCGCGGAAGAGGTGGAGGGTCTGACCTTCTACCGGACGCAAGGCACACCCTCCGGCCCGCCGGTTGCGCGCGAAATGCGCGAAGTGGCGGCACTGCGCCGCCGGATCGAGGAGGTTGCGCTCGATTGGCGCCCCGACGTCATCCATGCGCACTCGCCCGTCCTGTGCGGCATGGCCGGGCTAAAGGCTGCGCGCGCACTGGGATTGCCTTTCGTTTATGAAATCCGCGCCTTCTGGGAAGATGCGGCGGTCGGCAACGGCACGGGCACGCAAGGTTCGGCCAAGTACCGCCTCACCCGCGCGCTCGAAAACCGCGTGGTGAAGCGCGCCGACGCTGTCTTCACGATCTGCGAGGGACTGCGCGGCGACCTCGTCGCGCGCGGCCACGATGCGGGCAAGATCGCGATCTCGCCCAATGGCGTCGACCTCTCGATGTTCGGCGACCCGCCGCCGCGAGACGAGGCGCTGGCACGCGAGCTCGGCATGGGCGAGGGGCCGGTGATCGGCTTCATCGGCAGTTTCTACGATTACGAGGGGCTCGACGACCTGATCGCCGCCATGCCCGCCCTGCGCGAAAAGCATCCCGCGGCCAGCCTGCTGCTGGTCGGCGGCGGACCGATGGAAGAGGCCCTGAGAGCGCAGGCCCAAGCCTCCCCCGCAGAAAATGCCATCCGCTTCACCGGCCGCGTGCCCCATTCCGAGGTGGAGCGGTATTACTCGCTGATCGACGTGCTGGCCTATCCGCGCAAGAAATCGCGCCTCACCGACCTCGTGACGCCATTGAAGCCGCTGGAGGCGATGGCCCAGCGGCGGATCGCGGCTGCAAGCGACGTCGGCGGACACCGCGAACTGATCGAGAACGGGGTGACCGGCCTGCTCTTCCCGCCCGACGATCCGGCCGCGATGGCGGCATCGCTGGCCCGCTTCATCGACGCGCGCGCCGGCTGGGAGGCGATGCGCGATGCGGGCCGCGCCCATGTCGCGGACAAACATGACTGGGCACGCAATGTCTCCCGTTATCGCGACGTTTACGCCAAGCTGCTACAAGCGCAGGGGCAAGGGCACTGA